A DNA window from Oryctolagus cuniculus chromosome 21, mOryCun1.1, whole genome shotgun sequence contains the following coding sequences:
- the HIP1R gene encoding huntingtin-interacting protein 1-related protein (The RefSeq protein has 7 substitutions compared to this genomic sequence), translated as MNSIKNVPARVLSRRPGHSLEAEREQFDKTQAISISKAINNQEAPVKEKHARRIILGTHHEKGAFTFWSYAIGLPLPSSPVLSWKFCHVLHKVLRDGHPNVLHDCQRYRSNIREIGDMWGHLHDRYGQLVSLYTKLLLAKISFHLKHPQFPAGLEVTDEVLEKAAGSDVNNIFQLTVEMFDYMDCELKLSESVFRQLNTAIAVSQMSSGQCRLAPLIQVIQDCSHLYHYTVKLLFQLHSCLPADTLQGHRDRFHEQFHSLRNFFRRASDMLYFKRLIQIPRLPEGPPNFLRASALAEHIKPVVVIPEEAPEDEEPENLIEISTGPPAAEPVVVADLFGPTFGPPNGSLKDDRDLQIESLKREVEALRSELEKMKLEAQRYVAQLKGQVNALEAELEEQRKQKQKALVDNEQLRHELAQLRAAQQEAERSQGLREEAERKASATELRYQKLKEKHSALINTHAELLRKNADTAKQLTVTQQSQEEGARVKEQLAFQVEQVRRESEMKLEEQSDQVEQLQRELQAKTRELRHVQEALSRTEQSGSELSSRLDALSAEKDALSGAVRQREADLLAAQSLARDQEAALSQERQRSSQEKQELQGRLAEKESQEQGLQQQLLDQQFAVLRGAAAEAECVLQDAVSKLDDPLHLRCTSSPDYLVSRAQAALDTVSALEQGHAQYLTSPADASSLVAALARFSHLAADTIINGGATSHLAPTDPADRLIDSCRECGALALELTQKLQDRQGVAGAQPGLVRDPLQGILQLGQELQPKSLDVRQEELGAMVDKEMAATSAAIDDAVRRMEDMMNQARHASSGVKLEVNERILSSCTELMKAIRLLVTTSTSLQKEIVESGRGAATQQEFYAKNSRWTEGLISASKAVGWGATQLVESADKVVLHTGKYEELIVCSHEIAASTAQLVAASKVKADKHSPHLSRLQECSRAVNERAANVVASSKSGREQIEDRDTMDFSGLSLIKLKKQEMESQVRVLELEKTLEAERVRLGELRRQHYAALAGVVAAADQEEPSRPPAAPRSATNKPPLAHKPSVAPRPDQQLDRKEGVYPAQLVNY; from the exons atGAACAGCATCAAGAGCGTGCCCGCGCGGGTGCTGAGCCGCAGGCCGGGCCACAGCCTGGAGGCCGAGCGCGAGCAGTTCGACAAGACGCAG GCCATCAGCATCAGCAAAGCCATCAACAACCAGGAGGCGCCCGTGAAGGAGAAGCACGCACGCC GCATCATTCTTGGCACGCACCACGAGAAGGGGGCCTTCACCTTCTGGTCCTACGCCATCGGCCTGCCGCTGCCCAGCAGCCCCGTCCTCAGCTGGAAGTTCTGCCACGTGCTGCACAAGGTCCTGCGCGACGGGCACCCCAAT GTGCTGCACGACTGCCAGCGGTACCGGAGCAACATCCGGGAGATCGGAGACCTGTGG GGGCACCTGCACGACCGGTACGGGCAGCTGGTCAGCCTCTACACCAAGCTGCTGCTGGCCAAGATCTCCTTCCACCTCAAG CACCCCCAGTTTCCTGCGGGTCTGGAGGTGACAGACGAGGTGTTGGAGAAGGCGGCAGGCAGCGACGTCAACAACAT CTTCCAGCTGACCGTGGAGATGTTTGATTACATGGACTGTGAGCTGAAGCTTTCCGAGTCAG TTTTCCGGCAGCTGAACACGGCCATCGCGGTGTCGCAGATGTCCTCGGGCCAGTGCCGCCTGGCCCCGCTCATCCAGGTCATCCAGGACTGCAGCCACCTCTACCACTACACGGTCAAACTCCTGTTCCAGCTGCACTCCT GCCTCCCCGCGGACACGCTGCAGGGCCACCGGGACCGCTTCCACGAGCAGTTCCACAG cCTCAGGAACTTCTTCCGCAGAGCCTCGGACATGCTCTACTTCAAGCGGCTCATCCAGATCCCGCGGCTGCCCGAG GGACCCCCCAACTTCCTGCGGGCCTCGGCCCTGGCCGAGCACATCAAGCCCGTGGTCGTGATCCCCGAGGAGGCCCCGGAGGACGAGGAGCCGGAGAACCTGATCGAGATCAGCACGGGGCCCCCCGCCGCAGAGCCCGTG GTGGTGGCCGACCTCTTCGGCCCGACGTTCGGACCCCCCAATGGCTCCCTGAAGGACGACAG GGACCTGCAGATCGAGAGCTTGAAGAGAGAGGTGGAGGCGCTGCGCTCGGAGCTGGAGAAGATGAAGCTGGAG GCCCAGCGGTACGTGGCGCAGCTCAAGGGCCAGGTGAACGCGCTCGAGGCCGAGCTGGAGGAGCAGCGCAAGCAGAAGCAGAAGGCCCTGGTGGACAACGAGCAGCTCCGCCACGAGCTGGCCCAGCTGCGGGCCGCGCAGCAGGAGGCCGAGCGCAGCCAGGGCCTGCGGGAGGAGGCCGAGA GGAAGGCCAGTGCCACGGAGCTGCGCTACCAGAAGCTGAAGGAGAAACACAGCGCGCTCATCAACACGCACGCCGAGCTGCTGCGGAAG AACGCGGACACAGCCAAGCAGCTGACGGTGAcgcagcagagccaggaggaggTGGCGCGGGTGAAGGAGCAGCTGGCCTTCCAGGTGGAGCAGGTTAGGCGGGAGTCGGAGATGAAG CTGGAGGAGCAGAGCGACCAGGTGGAGCAGCTCCAGCGGGAGCTGCAGGCCAAGACCAGGGAGCTGCGGCACGTGCAGGAGGCCCTGAGCCGCACGGAgcag AGCGGGTCCGAGCTGAGCTCGCGGCTGGACGCCCTGAGCGCAGAGAAGGACGCCTTGAGCGGGGCCGTGCGGCAGCGGGAAGCCGACCTCCTGGCAGCGCAGAGCCTGGCGCGGGACCAGGAGGCGGCGCTGAGCCAGGAGCGGCAGCGCAGCTCCCAGGAGAAGCAGGAGCTGCAGGGGCGGCTGGCGGAGAAG GAGtcacaggagcaggggctgcagcagcagctgctggacCAGCAGTTTGCGGTGCTGCGTGGTGCCGCCGCCGAGGCCGAGTGCGTCCTGCAGGACGCGGTGAGCAAGCTGGAcgaccccctgcacctgcgctgCACCAGCTCCCCAG ACTACCtggtgagcagggcccaggcgGCCCTGGACACTGTGAGCGCCCTGGAGCAGGGCCACGCCCAGTACCTGACATCCCCGGCGG ACGCCTCCTCCCTGGTGGCCGCCCTGGCCCGCTTCTCCCACCTGGCTGCAGACACCATCATCAACGGCGGTGCCACCTCCCACCTGGCCCCCACCGACCCTGCTGACC GCCTGATTGACAGCTGTCGCGAGTGTGGGGCCCGGGCGCTGGAGCTCACGCAGAAGCTACAGGACCGGCAGGGAGTGGCCGGGGCGCAGCCCGGCCTGGTGCGGGACCCCCTGCAGGGCATCCTTCAGCTGGGCCAG gagctgcagcccAAGAGCCTGGACGTGCGGCAGGAGGAGCTCGGTGCCATGGTGGACAAGGAGATGGCGGCCACGTCCGCGGCCATCGACGATGCTGTCCGGAGGATGGAG GACATGATGAACCAGGCTCGCCACGCAAGCTCGGGGGTGAAGCTGGAGGTGAACGAGAG GATCCTCAGCTCCTGCACAGAACTGATGAAG GCCATCCGGCTCCTGGTGATCACCTCCACCAGCCTGCAGAAGGAAATCGTCGAGAGCGGCAGG GGGGCAGCCACGCAGCAGGAATTTTACGCCAAGAACTCCCGGTGGACTGAGGGCCTCATCTCCGCCTCCAAGGCTGTGGGCTGGGGAGCCACGCAGCTGGT GGAGTCAGCTGACAAGGTGGTGCTGCACACGGGCAAGTATGAGGAGCTCATCGTCTGCTCGCACGAGATCGCGGCCAGCACGGCCCAGCTGGTGGCAGCCTCCAAG GTGAAAGCCGACAAGCACAGCCCCCACCTGAGCCGCCTGCAGGAGTGCTCCCGGGCCGTCAACGAGAGGGCCGCCAACGTGGTGGCCTCCAGCAAGTCGGGGCGGGAGCAGATCGAGGACAGAg ACACCATGGACTTCTCTGGCCTGTCCCTCATCAAGCTGAAGAAGCAGGAGATGGAGTCGCAG GTGCGAGTCCTGGAGCTGGAGAAGACGCTGGAGGCCGAGCGTGTGCGGCTCGGGGAGCTGCGGAGGCAGCACTACGCCGCGCTGGCCGGAGTCGTGGCAGCCGCGGACCAGGAAGAGCCCAGCCGGCCCCCCGCTGCCCCCCGCAGTGCGACCAAGAAGCCGCCCCTGGCCCAGAAGCCCAGTGTGGCCCCCAGACCGGACCAACAG CTGGACAGAAAGGAGGGTGTGTACCCGGCTCAGCTCGTGAACTACTAG